One window of Pseudomonadota bacterium genomic DNA carries:
- the atpD gene encoding F0F1 ATP synthase subunit beta, with protein MSSGKIVQIIGAVVDVEFPRDSIPAVHNALVVEDRNLVLEVQQQLGDGVVRTIAMGSSDGLQRGVAVRDTGAPISVPVGKPTLGRIMDVLGEPVDEAGPVETEHRWAIHRKAPSYEEQAGGQELLETGIKVIDLLCPFAKGGKVGLFGGAGVGKTVNMMELIRNIAIEHSGYSVFAGVGERTREGNDFYHEMKDSNVLDKVSLVYGQMNEPPGNRLRVALTGLTMAEYFRDEGRDVLLFVDNIYRYTLAGTEVSALLGRMPSAVGYQPTLAEEMGQLQERITSTKTGSITSIQAVYVPADDLTDPSPATTFAHLDATVVLSRQIAELGIYPAVDPLDSTSRQLDPLVVGEEHYNVARGVQNVLQRYKELRDIIAILGMDELSEEDKLIVARARKIQRFLSQPFFVAEVFTGSPGKYVSLKDTIASFRGILDGEYDSLPEQAFYMVGSVEEAVEKAKNL; from the coding sequence ATGAGCTCCGGAAAGATTGTTCAGATTATTGGTGCGGTTGTCGACGTGGAGTTCCCGCGTGACAGCATTCCCGCCGTTCACAACGCTTTGGTCGTAGAAGACCGTAACCTCGTGCTAGAGGTTCAGCAGCAGTTGGGCGATGGTGTTGTAAGAACCATCGCGATGGGCTCGAGCGACGGTCTGCAACGCGGGGTGGCGGTACGAGACACGGGCGCACCGATCTCCGTCCCGGTTGGCAAGCCGACTCTGGGGCGGATTATGGACGTCTTGGGTGAGCCAGTAGATGAAGCTGGGCCCGTTGAAACTGAACATCGGTGGGCGATCCATCGCAAGGCGCCTTCCTATGAGGAGCAGGCTGGCGGTCAGGAGCTGCTCGAAACGGGTATTAAGGTGATCGATCTGCTTTGCCCGTTCGCCAAAGGTGGCAAGGTTGGTTTGTTCGGCGGCGCCGGCGTCGGTAAGACCGTCAATATGATGGAATTGATCCGTAACATCGCCATCGAGCACAGTGGATATTCGGTGTTTGCCGGTGTAGGGGAGCGTACTCGTGAGGGGAACGACTTCTACCACGAAATGAAGGACTCCAACGTTCTCGACAAGGTCTCGCTGGTTTACGGGCAGATGAACGAGCCCCCAGGCAACCGTTTGCGTGTGGCCCTGACCGGCTTGACCATGGCCGAATATTTCCGTGACGAAGGCCGGGACGTGTTGTTGTTTGTAGACAACATCTACCGCTACACCCTGGCCGGAACAGAAGTATCCGCGTTGCTCGGCCGGATGCCTTCCGCGGTGGGTTATCAGCCGACCCTGGCGGAAGAAATGGGGCAGTTGCAGGAGCGTATTACTTCGACCAAGACCGGCTCCATTACTTCGATCCAAGCGGTTTACGTGCCCGCGGACGACTTGACAGACCCTTCGCCCGCCACGACCTTTGCACACTTGGACGCTACCGTGGTGTTGTCGCGGCAAATTGCGGAGCTCGGTATTTACCCGGCCGTGGATCCGCTGGATTCCACTTCGCGTCAGCTCGACCCGTTGGTCGTTGGCGAAGAGCACTACAACGTGGCCCGTGGCGTGCAGAACGTGTTGCAGCGGTATAAAGAACTGCGCGATATCATTGCGATTCTCGGTATGGACGAGCTTTCGGAAGAAGACAAGCTCATCGTGGCGCGGGCCCGCAAGATCCAACGATTCCTTTCTCAGCCATTTTTCGTGGCTGAGGTGTTCACCGGTTCTCCCGGCAAGTACGTCTCGCTTAAGGATACGATCGCCAGTTTCCGAGGCATTTTGGATGGCGAGTACGACTCATTGCCGGAACAGGCCTTCTATATGGTCGGTAGCGTGGAAGAGGCGGTGGAGAAAGCGAAAAATCTTTGA
- the atpG gene encoding F0F1 ATP synthase subunit gamma, producing MAGAKEIRTQIRSIQNTQKITKAMEMVAASKMRKAQEQMAATRPYAERMRDVIGHLAEANPEYRHPFLVERENVKRVGFILVSTDRGLCGGLNVNLFKTAAAAMKEWADRDVEIDVCVFGSKGVSFFRRVGGRIVAQNTHLGDAPHLDDLVGSIKVMLDAYRNEEIDRLFLVQNFFVNTMTQRPEVRKVLPVEPVVEEAMLDNWDYIYEPSAEGLLDDVLMRYVESQVYQAVVENVACEMAARMVAMKSASDNAGEIIRSLQLVYNKARQAAITQELSEIIGGAAAVS from the coding sequence ATGGCTGGCGCGAAAGAAATCCGAACTCAGATTCGCAGTATTCAAAATACGCAGAAAATCACCAAAGCCATGGAAATGGTCGCGGCGAGCAAAATGCGTAAAGCACAGGAGCAAATGGCTGCGACCCGTCCTTATGCCGAGCGCATGAGAGACGTGATTGGCCATCTTGCCGAAGCGAATCCTGAATACCGGCATCCGTTCCTAGTAGAGCGCGAAAACGTCAAACGAGTCGGGTTTATCCTGGTTTCGACGGACCGCGGTTTGTGCGGCGGCCTCAACGTCAACCTGTTCAAAACAGCTGCGGCAGCGATGAAAGAATGGGCGGATCGGGACGTCGAAATCGATGTGTGCGTGTTCGGTAGTAAGGGTGTGTCGTTTTTTAGGCGTGTTGGCGGACGCATCGTCGCGCAAAACACGCATTTGGGCGACGCGCCGCATCTTGATGACTTAGTGGGTTCCATTAAGGTCATGTTGGACGCGTACCGTAATGAAGAGATCGACCGTTTATTCTTGGTTCAAAACTTTTTCGTGAACACCATGACCCAGCGGCCGGAAGTCCGTAAGGTTCTTCCCGTCGAGCCGGTGGTCGAAGAGGCCATGCTCGATAATTGGGATTACATCTACGAGCCGAGTGCCGAAGGGTTGTTGGATGACGTATTGATGCGCTACGTCGAATCGCAGGTATACCAGGCGGTTGTTGAGAACGTGGCTTGTGAAATGGCGGCACGAATGGTTGCCATGAAAAGTGCGAGCGACAACGCCGGTGAGATTATCCGTAGCCTCCAACTTGTGTATAACAAGGCACGGCAAGCTGCGATTACGCAGGAACTTTCTGAAATTATCGGTGGTGCCGCGGCAGTAAGCTGA
- the atpA gene encoding F0F1 ATP synthase subunit alpha, producing the protein MQLNPSEISELIKQRIENFEVVAEARAEGTVVSVADGICRIHGLADALQGEMLEFPGGVFGLALNLERDSVGAVVLGAYEHIREGDTVRCTGRILEVPVGEALLGRVVNALGQGIDGKGEVESKITSPIEKVAPGVIARQSVSQPVQTGLKSIDAMVPVGRGQRELIIGDRQTGKTAVAIDAIINQKGTGVKCIYVAIGQKASSIASVVRKLEEHGAMDHTIVVAATASDPAAMQYISAYSGCAMGEYFRDRGEDALIVYDDLTKQAWAYRQISLLLRRPPGREAYPGDVFYLHSRLLERAARVNAAHIENITNGEVKGQTGSLTALPIIETQAGDVSAFVPTNVISITDGQIYLESDLFNAGIRPAINAGLSVSRVGGAAQTKIIKKLGGGVRLALAQYRELAAFAQFASDLDEATRKQLDRGQRVTELMKQKQYDPLSISLMALSLFAVNEGYLDDLDVKQVGGFERALQDHAKSNFSDLLGQIDSTGDYNDEIADGLRKVVEDFKANGTW; encoded by the coding sequence ATGCAACTCAATCCTTCCGAAATTAGCGAGCTAATCAAGCAGCGCATAGAGAATTTCGAAGTCGTCGCCGAGGCTCGGGCCGAAGGTACCGTGGTGAGTGTGGCGGACGGAATCTGTCGGATTCACGGCTTGGCCGACGCACTGCAGGGCGAAATGTTGGAGTTTCCCGGTGGCGTCTTCGGCTTGGCGCTCAACCTCGAGCGGGACTCAGTCGGCGCCGTGGTGCTTGGTGCCTATGAGCATATTCGTGAAGGTGACACGGTTCGATGCACCGGCCGAATCCTCGAGGTCCCCGTCGGAGAGGCCCTCTTGGGTCGAGTCGTCAATGCGCTTGGGCAGGGTATTGACGGCAAGGGTGAGGTGGAATCAAAAATTACCTCCCCAATCGAGAAGGTCGCTCCCGGCGTTATTGCGCGACAGTCCGTGTCACAGCCGGTCCAAACCGGCCTGAAGTCAATCGACGCCATGGTCCCGGTCGGCCGTGGCCAGCGTGAATTGATTATTGGCGACCGCCAGACAGGAAAAACCGCCGTTGCCATTGATGCCATCATCAATCAAAAAGGCACCGGAGTTAAGTGCATTTACGTTGCGATCGGGCAGAAGGCATCGAGTATCGCCTCGGTGGTGCGTAAGTTGGAAGAACACGGCGCCATGGACCATACGATCGTGGTTGCGGCGACGGCATCCGATCCGGCTGCGATGCAATATATCTCAGCGTATTCTGGTTGCGCCATGGGCGAGTACTTCCGCGATCGTGGCGAAGATGCTCTGATTGTCTATGATGACTTGACCAAGCAAGCGTGGGCCTATCGCCAGATTTCGCTCTTACTTCGGCGTCCGCCCGGCCGTGAAGCCTACCCCGGGGACGTTTTCTACCTGCATTCCCGCTTGCTAGAGCGTGCAGCTCGCGTCAATGCGGCGCACATCGAGAACATCACCAACGGGGAAGTAAAAGGGCAAACTGGCTCATTGACTGCGTTGCCGATTATCGAAACCCAAGCCGGTGACGTATCGGCTTTCGTTCCTACCAACGTGATTTCCATTACCGACGGTCAGATCTATCTGGAGTCGGATTTGTTCAACGCGGGCATTCGGCCGGCTATCAACGCCGGATTGTCGGTGTCCCGTGTCGGCGGCGCGGCGCAGACCAAGATCATCAAAAAGCTTGGTGGCGGTGTTCGTCTTGCCCTCGCTCAGTATCGTGAGTTGGCTGCATTTGCGCAGTTCGCCTCGGACCTGGACGAAGCGACGCGGAAACAGCTCGACCGCGGTCAGCGTGTGACTGAGTTGATGAAACAGAAACAGTACGATCCGCTATCGATTTCATTGATGGCGTTGTCTCTGTTTGCGGTTAACGAAGGCTATCTCGACGATCTGGATGTCAAGCAGGTCGGAGGCTTCGAGCGCGCCCTCCAAGATCATGCGAAATCGAATTTCTCAGATTTGCTGGGCCAGATTGACAGCACGGGCGACTACAACGATGAGATCGCCGATGGGCTTCGTAAAGTCGTTGAGGATTTCAAGGCCAATGGGACTTGGTGA
- a CDS encoding F0F1 ATP synthase subunit delta: protein MSEQTTLARPYAKAIFQLARDAGNFGAWSERLDLLAQLVGNDDLARLIDDPRYGRDVVQGVIQSAIGEQLGADGLNFVRLLLVNRRLKLISVIAEIYEVLRAEAEGTIDVDICSAVPLQEQQSAKLAQALKDKLGREVRLTSSVDENLLGGAVIRAGDLVIDGSVRSKLDRLSGALVH, encoded by the coding sequence ATGTCTGAACAGACAACTTTGGCACGACCTTACGCCAAGGCCATTTTTCAGCTAGCGCGTGATGCCGGAAACTTCGGGGCGTGGTCGGAGCGGCTTGATTTGTTGGCCCAATTGGTGGGTAACGACGATTTGGCTCGGTTGATCGACGATCCTCGTTACGGACGCGATGTCGTTCAAGGCGTGATCCAGTCGGCGATCGGCGAACAATTGGGTGCGGACGGTCTGAACTTTGTCAGACTGTTGCTCGTAAACCGCCGTCTTAAATTGATTTCAGTGATTGCTGAAATCTACGAAGTGCTGAGAGCTGAGGCGGAAGGCACGATCGACGTCGACATCTGTTCGGCGGTCCCGCTGCAAGAACAGCAAAGCGCCAAGCTCGCCCAGGCACTTAAAGATAAGCTTGGACGTGAGGTCAGACTGACTAGTTCCGTAGACGAAAATCTGCTCGGGGGTGCCGTGATCCGAGCGGGTGACTTAGTAATCGACGGGTCCGTACGCAGCAAGCTGGATAGATTGTCCGGCGCTCTGGTTCATTGA
- a CDS encoding F0F1 ATP synthase subunit B: MGINATLIGQMITFAVFVWFMMKFIWPPLTQAMQDRQKRIADGLAAAEQGSEQLDKARDEADKILRAARDQASEILAQANKRSNETIEQAKVEARSEGERLITAAQSEIEQERVRARESLRKEVATLAVTAAGRILEREVDAASHERLIDDLVSQV, from the coding sequence GTGGGGATCAATGCAACCTTAATTGGCCAAATGATCACGTTCGCGGTGTTCGTTTGGTTCATGATGAAATTTATCTGGCCGCCCCTTACGCAGGCGATGCAGGATCGGCAAAAGCGAATTGCTGATGGTCTTGCGGCTGCCGAGCAGGGGTCGGAGCAATTGGATAAGGCGCGAGACGAAGCGGACAAGATTCTTCGCGCGGCCCGCGATCAGGCTTCTGAGATCCTGGCTCAAGCCAACAAGCGCAGCAACGAGACCATCGAGCAGGCGAAGGTTGAGGCGCGATCCGAGGGTGAGCGCCTGATTACCGCCGCGCAATCCGAGATCGAGCAAGAACGGGTTCGGGCTCGAGAGTCTCTCCGTAAAGAGGTCGCGACGCTTGCGGTGACCGCTGCCGGCCGTATCCTCGAGCGGGAGGTCGACGCGGCGAGTCACGAGCGCCTAATCGACGATCTCGTATCTCAGGTCTAG
- the atpE gene encoding F0F1 ATP synthase subunit C: MEALIAQIQANTALTVGLIFGLAAIGTAIGFGLLGGKFLEGVARQPELAGMLQTRMFIIAGLLDAVAIIGVAMGLLMMFANPFLAALGL; the protein is encoded by the coding sequence ATGGAAGCCCTGATTGCCCAGATCCAAGCCAACACCGCTTTGACCGTTGGTCTTATCTTCGGTCTCGCCGCCATTGGAACCGCGATTGGTTTCGGACTGCTGGGTGGCAAGTTCCTTGAAGGTGTAGCTCGTCAGCCTGAATTGGCGGGTATGCTCCAAACCCGCATGTTTATCATCGCCGGTCTTTTGGACGCCGTGGCCATTATCGGCGTTGCAATGGGTCTTCTCATGATGTTCGCTAACCCGTTCTTGGCTGCGCTTGGGCTCTAA
- the atpB gene encoding F0F1 ATP synthase subunit A, producing MAAEAGHSPQEYVTHHLTGWSVGEGFWTFNIDTLLVSITLGVMFVALFRVAAARATSGVPGGLQNFVESVIEFVDGVVAETFHADSKLIAPLALTVFCWVLLWNTMDLVPVDLLPLIAGMFGVEYFRPVPSADMSATFALSLSVFLLIFVYSFMGKGVGGFAKEILFHPFGKWLIPFNVVLNIVELLAKPLSLALRLFGNLYAGELIFVLIALLPAWAQFIPGGAWAIFHILVVPLQAFIFMTLTIVYLAMAYESH from the coding sequence ATGGCAGCTGAGGCGGGTCATTCACCTCAAGAATACGTGACGCACCATCTCACCGGTTGGAGCGTCGGCGAAGGTTTTTGGACCTTCAACATCGATACCCTTCTGGTTTCGATCACCTTGGGAGTCATGTTTGTCGCGCTATTCCGAGTCGCCGCCGCGCGCGCAACGTCCGGGGTGCCGGGCGGGCTGCAGAACTTTGTCGAGTCGGTTATCGAATTCGTAGATGGCGTCGTCGCAGAGACTTTCCATGCTGACAGTAAGCTGATTGCACCGTTGGCCTTGACGGTTTTCTGCTGGGTATTGCTGTGGAATACCATGGACTTGGTTCCGGTCGATCTATTGCCTCTTATTGCAGGCATGTTCGGTGTCGAGTATTTCCGCCCTGTCCCTTCGGCCGACATGAGCGCTACCTTCGCTCTCTCGCTATCGGTCTTTCTGTTGATATTCGTTTATAGCTTTATGGGCAAAGGCGTCGGTGGGTTCGCCAAGGAAATCTTGTTCCACCCATTTGGTAAGTGGTTGATTCCTTTCAACGTCGTGTTGAATATCGTTGAGCTGCTCGCCAAGCCCTTGTCTCTCGCGCTCCGGTTGTTTGGCAACTTGTACGCTGGAGAGCTCATTTTTGTGTTGATCGCGCTGCTACCCGCTTGGGCCCAATTTATTCCCGGCGGTGCGTGGGCGATTTTTCACATCCTGGTCGTACCGCTGCAAGCCTTTATTTTTATGACGCTCACTATCGTCTATTTGGCGATGGCGTACGAATCCCACTAA